The Pseudarthrobacter defluvii DNA window CACAAGCGCCAGTACCGTCTGATCGACTTCCGTCGCCACGACAAGGACGGCGTCAACGCCCGCGTTGCCGAAATCGAGTACGATCCGAACCGCACGGCTCGCATCGCCCTCCTGCACTACGTTGATGGCACCAAGCGTTACATCATCGCCCCCAACAAGCTCTCCCAGGGTGACGTTGTAGAGGCAGGTGCCGGTGCTGACATCAAGCCCGGTAACAACCTGCCGCTGCTCAACATCCCGGTGGGTACCGTCATCCACGCAGTGGAACTGCGTCCGGGCGGCGGCGCCAAGATGGGCCGCTCCGCCGGCGCATCCATCCAGCTTGTTGCCAAGGAAGGCCGGTTCGCCCAGCTGCGCCTGCCTTCCGGCGAAATCCGCAACGTTGACGTGCGCTGCCGCGCAACCGTCGGCGAGGTCGGCAACGCCGAGCAGTCGAACATCAACTGGGGCAAGGCCGGCCGTATGCGGTGGAAGGGCGTCCGCCCGACCGTCCGTGGTGTCGCCATGAACCCGGTTGACCACCCGCACGGTGGTGGTGAAGGTAAGACTTCCGGTGGACGTAACCCCGTGAACCCGAACGGTAAGCGTGAAGGCCGCACCCGCCGCCCCAACAAAGAGAGCGACAAGCTTATTGTGCGTCGCCGTCGTACTGGCAAGAACAAGCGATAGGAGCCTGGACACATGCCACGCAGCCTGAAAAAAGGTCCTTTCGTTGACCAGCACCTCTTTGTGAAGGTAGCCAGGGAAAACGAAAAGGGCACCAAGAACGTCATCAAGACCTGGTCCCGCCGTTCGATGATCATCCCCGACATGCTCGGGCACACGATCGCCGTACACGACGGACGCAAGCACATCCCGGTGTTTGTCACTGAGTCGATGGTCGGGCACAAGCTCGGCGAATTCGCTCCCACGCGGACATTCCGCGGCCATGTCAAGGACGACCGTAAGGGCAAGCGCCGCTAGGCGCCTGCGTTTACGTCAAAGACGAGAGAAGGAAAGCAATGGAAGCCAAGGCAATTGCGCGCCACATCCGCGTAACGCCTATGAAGGCCCGGCGCGTCGTCAACCTTGTTCGTGGATTGCAAGCGAATGAGGCTCTGGCAATTCTGAAGTTTGCCCCGCAGGCAGCTTCGGAGCCGGTATTCAAGGTAGTTCAGTCGGCAATCGCCAACGCCCGGGTCCTCGCGGACCGCGACGGCGTGGGGTTTGACGAAGGCGACCTCATCATCAGCGAAGCGTTTGTTGATGAAGGCCCGACCATGAAGCGGTTCCAGCCGCGTGCCCAGGGTCGTGCATTTCAGATCAAGAAGCGCACCAGCCACATCACCGTGGTAGTCGCTACCCCGGAGAAAGAGGAGGCTCGCTAAGTGGGACAGAAAGTAAACCCGCACGGGTTCCGACTCGGCATCACCACCGATCACGTATCGCACTGGTTCGCTGACAGCACCAAGGCCGGCCAGCGGTACAAGGACTTCGTCCGCGAAGACATCCGCATCCGCCAGCTCATGTCCACGGGCATGGAGCGCGCCGGCATCGCCAAGGTCGAGATCGAGCGCACCCGTGACCGTGTCCGCGTGGACATCCACACGGCACGTCCCGGCATCGTCATCGGCCGCCGTGGAGCAGAAGCCGACCGCATCCGCGGCGAGCTCGAAAAGCTCACCGGCAAGCAGGTCCAGCTGAACATCCTCGAGGTCAAGAACCCCGAGATGGAAGCCCAGCTTGTGGCCCAGGGCGTTGCAGAGCAGCTGACTTCCCGCGTGGCGTTCCGTCGTGCGATGAAGAAGGCCATGCAGTCCGCACAGCGTGCAGGTGCCAAGGGCATCCGTATCGCCTGCTCGGGCCGCCTGGGTGGCGCTGAAATGTCGCGTTCGGAGTTCTACCGCGAAGGCCGTGTGCCCCTGCACACCCTCCGCGCGAACATCGACTACGGCTTCTACGAAGCCAAGACCACCTTCGGCCGCATCGGCGTGAAGGTCTGGATCTACAAGGGTGACGTCACCGCCAAGGAACTGGCCGCGCAGGCTGCAGCCGCACCTTCCCGCGGTGGCCGTGGCGAGCGTCCCGGCCGTCCGGGTGGCGCTGACCGTGGTGACCGCCGTCGTCGCAACGACCGCCCGGCCGCTGACGCAGCTCCTGCTGCGGAAGCCCCGGCAGCTGAGGCGGCTCCGGCCGCTGTAGAAGGAGGACAGGCTTAAATGCTTATCCCACGTCGAGTAAAGCACCGTAAGCAGCACCACCCGGGTCGTTCCGGCGCTGCTACGGGCGGCACCGAGGTTTCGTTCGGCGAGTGGGGTATCCAGGCGCTGAGCCCGGCATACGTCACCAACCGTCAGATCGAGTCCGCTCGTATCGCCATGACCCGCCACATCAAGCGTGGCGGTAAGGTCTGGATCAACATCTACCCGGACCGTCCGCTGACCAAGAAGCCTGCCGAAACCCGCATGGGTTCCGGTAAGGGTTCGCCGGAATGGTGGGTCGCCAACGTCAAGCCGGGCCGGGTTCTCTTCGAACTCTCCGGTGTCAATGAAGAGGTAGCTCGCGAGGCCCTGCGCCTGGCGATCCACAAGCTGCCGTTGAAGGCACGCATCGTGCGTCGCGAAGGTGGTGAGTAGAAATGGCAGTAGGATCCAAGGATCTGGCTCCCGCACAGCTGGACGGTTTCGACAACG harbors:
- the rplB gene encoding 50S ribosomal protein L2; this encodes MGIRKYKPTTPGRRGSSVADFIEITRSTPEKSLVRPLPKKGGRNNTGKITTRHKGGGHKRQYRLIDFRRHDKDGVNARVAEIEYDPNRTARIALLHYVDGTKRYIIAPNKLSQGDVVEAGAGADIKPGNNLPLLNIPVGTVIHAVELRPGGGAKMGRSAGASIQLVAKEGRFAQLRLPSGEIRNVDVRCRATVGEVGNAEQSNINWGKAGRMRWKGVRPTVRGVAMNPVDHPHGGGEGKTSGGRNPVNPNGKREGRTRRPNKESDKLIVRRRRTGKNKR
- the rpsS gene encoding 30S ribosomal protein S19, with the protein product MPRSLKKGPFVDQHLFVKVARENEKGTKNVIKTWSRRSMIIPDMLGHTIAVHDGRKHIPVFVTESMVGHKLGEFAPTRTFRGHVKDDRKGKRR
- the rplV gene encoding 50S ribosomal protein L22, with amino-acid sequence MEAKAIARHIRVTPMKARRVVNLVRGLQANEALAILKFAPQAASEPVFKVVQSAIANARVLADRDGVGFDEGDLIISEAFVDEGPTMKRFQPRAQGRAFQIKKRTSHITVVVATPEKEEAR
- the rpsC gene encoding 30S ribosomal protein S3 is translated as MGQKVNPHGFRLGITTDHVSHWFADSTKAGQRYKDFVREDIRIRQLMSTGMERAGIAKVEIERTRDRVRVDIHTARPGIVIGRRGAEADRIRGELEKLTGKQVQLNILEVKNPEMEAQLVAQGVAEQLTSRVAFRRAMKKAMQSAQRAGAKGIRIACSGRLGGAEMSRSEFYREGRVPLHTLRANIDYGFYEAKTTFGRIGVKVWIYKGDVTAKELAAQAAAAPSRGGRGERPGRPGGADRGDRRRRNDRPAADAAPAAEAPAAEAAPAAVEGGQA
- the rplP gene encoding 50S ribosomal protein L16, producing the protein MLIPRRVKHRKQHHPGRSGAATGGTEVSFGEWGIQALSPAYVTNRQIESARIAMTRHIKRGGKVWINIYPDRPLTKKPAETRMGSGKGSPEWWVANVKPGRVLFELSGVNEEVAREALRLAIHKLPLKARIVRREGGE